From Pseudomonas arsenicoxydans:
ATCTCCCAGTTGCTTGCGCAGACGAGTGATGCGGGTGTTGAGCACGTTCAACTGCTCCTCGCTCTTGAGCGTCAGCACTTTCGCTTCAGCCAGGCGCGCATCCAGCTCGGCCTGCTCGGCCCGCATGCGCGCATGCTTGTACGAATGATCGGCCATGTCGCCCTGGGCGCGGGAAAACTTTTCTTCGGCCAGCTTCAATTCCGGCACATCGTCGGCAGTGGCGCCAACGGCCTTGGCTTGTTCGAGGGTCTGTTCGGTCAAGCGTATTTGTTCATTCGGCGCCGGATCGGCTGCACAACCCGCCAGAGCCAGAACGGCCAGGGCAGCGAAAAGAGGTCGAATACTCACTAAAAATCCCTACTGTTTTGGGGTACTGACAGGCAGTTGCTGCGGTTGTTGCTGCTGCGCTTTCCAACGCTCGATGTTGCGTTGCAACACAGCCTCCGTCAGTCCGGACGCGGGCAATTCTGTCATCTTTTTGGCCAGCTGTCCGCGTAACCAAGGATCGTTGCAGGCGGAGTTGTGGGAAACCGCGAGGAACAGGCCGGGCTTGTCGACCGGTTGCGGGCGAGGGATCAGGTCATTGGCCATGCTCAGTGCCTGCGCGGCGGCCATGCCCGAGTAGCGCCCGGCGAGGACGAATTCCACCTCCCCCAGCAGCAATTTCTGAAAGGCCTGGGTCAGGTTTGGAGTGCGTACCAAGGTCAATTGCTGCTCGGCGAAAGTGCCAAATGCCTGGGTCATTCGAGACCTTTCCGACAGCGCGCCGGGATGGCCATGGAGATCCAGCGCTTGGTTATAGACCAGCGCCGAGTCTTTACGGGTCCAGACCAGGTAATCATTTTCCAGCAGCGGCGGATGGATGTAATCCAGGGTTTCCAGTTCACTGGTGGTGAGAGGCGCGTCGGCCAGCATGTCCATGCGCCCGCTGCGCACTTCATCCAGTGCCTGTGAGCGCTTGCCGGCATAAAGCAGCTCGACCTTGATGCCCATCTCCCCCGCCACCTGTTGCAACAGGTCAGCACTGGCACCGATCAAGTGCTTGGGGTTCTGCGGGTCTTGCCACAGGTAGGGCGGTGCGTCCGGACTGCCGGTCACCACCAGGCGTTCGCATTTGCCCGCCGCGCTGGACAGCGCCGGCAATACCGCTAATCCCAGCAAGCCCCACACGAGACGCAGATCCATGCCCAAATACTCCTCTCAATCCCGGTTATGCCAGCTGTAGGAGCTGTCGAGTGAAACGAGGCTGCGATCCTTTCAGGCCCACTTGAATCCCAAGATCAAAAGATCGCAGCCTCGTTTCACTCGACAGCTCCTACAAAAGAACAAAAAAAAGCCCGACCAACAGGCCGGGCTCTTTATAAGTGAAGCAGCCGGATTAGACCAGCTTCTCCAACTCAGGGATGGCTTCGAACAAGTCCGCCACCAGGCCGTAATCGGCCACCTGGAAGATCGGCGCTTCTTCGTCCTTGTTGATCGCAACGATCACTTTGGAGTCTTTCATGCCGGCCAGGTGCTGGATCGCGCCGGAGATACCGACGGCGATGTACAGCTGTGGAGCAACGATCTTGCCGGTCTGACCGACCTGCATGTCGTTGGGTACGAAACCTGCGTCGACCGCGGCGCGCGAAGCACCGACGGCAGCGCCCAGCTTGTCGGCCAGGGCGTACAGGTGTTTGAAGTTGTCGCCGTTCTGCATGCCTCGACCGCCGGAAACGACGATCTTGGCAGCGGTCAGTTCAGGACGATCGGACTTGGCCAGTTCTTCGCCGACGAAGCTCGAAGTGCCAGCGTCGTGTGCAGCAGCAACCGCTTCAACAGCAGCGGAGCCACCTTCGGCAGCAACTGGATCGAAACCGGTAGCACGCACGGTGATGACTTTCACGGCAGCGTTCGATTGAACGGTGGCGATGGCGTTACCGGCGTAGATCGGACGCTTGAAGGTATCAGCGCTTTCGACCGAGATGATCTCGGAGATCTGGTCAACGTCCAGCTGAGCGGCTACGCGCGGCAGGATGTTTTTGCCGTTGGAAGTGGCGGCAGCCAGGATGTGGCTGTAGCCCTTGCCCAACTCTGCAACCAGAGGAGCGACGTTTTCCGGCAACTGGTGAGCGTAGGCAGCGTTGTCGGCCACCAGCACTTTAGTCACGCCTGCGATTTTCGCTGCGGCTTCAGCCACGGCGCCAACGGCCTGGCCGGCAACTAGAACGTGAATGTCACCGCCGATTTTGGCGGCAGCGGCCACGGTGTTCAGTGTGGCCGGGGCCACTACTTTGTTGTCGTGTTCAGCAATAACCAAGATAGTCATTTAGATTACCTTCGCTTCGTTTTTCAGTTTCTCGACCAGTTCAGCCACCGACTTGACCTTGATACCCGCGCTGCGTGCAGCTGGCGCTTCGACTTTCACGGTCTTGTTGGTGGAGGCGGTGGAA
This genomic window contains:
- a CDS encoding DUF4398 domain-containing protein, whose amino-acid sequence is MSIRPLFAALAVLALAGCAADPAPNEQIRLTEQTLEQAKAVGATADDVPELKLAEEKFSRAQGDMADHSYKHARMRAEQAELDARLAEAKVLTLKSEEQLNVLNTRITRLRKQLGDAQ
- a CDS encoding substrate-binding periplasmic protein, which gives rise to MDLRLVWGLLGLAVLPALSSAAGKCERLVVTGSPDAPPYLWQDPQNPKHLIGASADLLQQVAGEMGIKVELLYAGKRSQALDEVRSGRMDMLADAPLTTSELETLDYIHPPLLENDYLVWTRKDSALVYNQALDLHGHPGALSERSRMTQAFGTFAEQQLTLVRTPNLTQAFQKLLLGEVEFVLAGRYSGMAAAQALSMANDLIPRPQPVDKPGLFLAVSHNSACNDPWLRGQLAKKMTELPASGLTEAVLQRNIERWKAQQQQPQQLPVSTPKQ
- a CDS encoding electron transfer flavoprotein subunit alpha/FixB family protein, which produces MTILVIAEHDNKVVAPATLNTVAAAAKIGGDIHVLVAGQAVGAVAEAAAKIAGVTKVLVADNAAYAHQLPENVAPLVAELGKGYSHILAAATSNGKNILPRVAAQLDVDQISEIISVESADTFKRPIYAGNAIATVQSNAAVKVITVRATGFDPVAAEGGSAAVEAVAAAHDAGTSSFVGEELAKSDRPELTAAKIVVSGGRGMQNGDNFKHLYALADKLGAAVGASRAAVDAGFVPNDMQVGQTGKIVAPQLYIAVGISGAIQHLAGMKDSKVIVAINKDEEAPIFQVADYGLVADLFEAIPELEKLV